The following are encoded together in the Daucus carota subsp. sativus chromosome 5, DH1 v3.0, whole genome shotgun sequence genome:
- the LOC135152676 gene encoding uncharacterized protein LOC135152676, translating to MDSDQTLLALQNTYADGFLNTSNQEAAKVLAAERKAQQLEQELQVTKDKSAQMMSRLNKMLDDKVFLGASSVNNGNNMSRNVALVIQDSFAFCISEANMASRNQHERIEELEAQVREAEDIVRQLREELRCVRDQHKRVSTKDLQHAGKQLDDKAPPEEAMVYNRQLQSVLCNPLESATDSLVGSDKENLYPHHRTPFGKCTSEAIQMWSLYGPMPELPSILQRSKEHRLYKSRCAHCIEAKMPTKHTQALCKDDCICCLYEIHTTDLILKAAKSATNTMYKKKKPASSKKIPERLFQKVHESRGVPDESESATKSVGGRAKPIEGPILPKGPSRECSKIQVCTQNVIKVSQPTPPPDLNSNGTSAQASSLQHFRYTYQRKRKRETRDIISDGNLC from the exons ATGGACTCAGACCAG ACACTTCTGGCCTTGCAAAACACTTATGCTGATGGGTTCTTGAATACATCTAACCAAGAAGCTGCGAAAGTACTGGCTGCAGAGAGAAAAGCTCAACAACTTGAGCAAGAACTGCAAGTTACAAAAGATAAATCGGCTCAAATGATGAGTAGGCTGAATAAAATGTTGGATGATAag GTTTTTTTGGGAGCTTCTTCTGTTAACAATGGGAACAATATGAGTAGGAATGTTGCATTAGTTATTCAAGATTCTTTTGCCTTTTGT ATTAGTGAAGCCAATATGGCATCTCGGAATCAACACGAGAGGATTGAAGAACTCGAAGCACAGGTTAGGGAAGCGGAGGATATAGTGAGGCAGCTCAGAGAAGAGCTGAGATGTGTGCGAGATCAGCATAAGAGGGTGAGTACGAAGGACCTGCAACACGCTGGCAAACAGCTGGATGATAAGGCTCCTCCAGAAGAAGCAATGGTGTATAATAGACAGTTGCAGTCTGTTCTGTGCAATCCCTTAGAATCAGCGACAGATTCTCTGGTAGGTTCTGACAAGGAAAATTTATATCCACATCACAGGACCCCATTCGGTAAGTGCACCAGCGAAGCAATTCAGATGTGGAGTTTGTATGGCCCCATGCCTGAATTACCTTCCATACTACAGAGAAGCAAGGAGCACAGATTATACAAAAGTAGGTGCGCACACTGCATTGAAGCGAAGATGCCAACCAAGCATACACAAGCACTGTGCAAAGACGATTGTATTTGCTGTCTCTATGAAATTCATACTACTGACTTGATACTAAAAGCTGCTAAAAGTGCTACCAACACCATGTACAAGAAGAAAAAACCCGCCTCAAGCAAGAAGATTCCCGAAAGATTGTTCCAAAAGGTACATGAGAGTCGTGGTGTACCTGATGAATCAGAGTCTGCTACTAAATCAGTAGGAGGAAGGGCTAAGCCTATTGAAGGTCCTATTTTACCAAAAGGTCCTTCTAGGGAATGTTCTAAGATTCAAGTATGCACACAAAACGTCATCAAGGTTAGCCAGCCTACTCCGCCACCTGATCTCAACAGTAATGGGACAAGTGCTCAAGCTTCTTCTCTGCAACATTTCAGATACACATACCAAAGGAAGCGGAAGAGAGAAACTCGAGACATAATTTCTGATGGAAATCTCTGCTGA